A window of Glycine soja cultivar W05 chromosome 2, ASM419377v2, whole genome shotgun sequence genomic DNA:
AACTTGTTGCTATGCTATCCGTTAATGGATAATGTTCTCAATGTGAATTATATCAAATATGTATTAGGTTTGGAAGTTAGTTAATAAACatatttgatatagtttattaCTATTGGTAGGTATAAAGTAActggataaatatttttagttaatgaaaaatcatatttaattaattagttagccAATATTGACAACCTTGGAGGGCACGTTGTGGTTTTCGTGGATAACCTTTGTACACTTTCCACGATACATATGTATGCACTTAACAAGTTATTAGAAAAAGAGTGTGATATGATTCGCATATCCCATAACATGCCTTACAAGCTATTTGTACGTTTCATTAATTGTAAACACATATTATATCACTTTCGGGCCTATAAAAAGATCACTTTATATCAACAATATTATTTCCTTTTGCTTGTGTGAAGTGCCAAAGTTCAtattaagagagaaagagagagagagatagaaggGAAAAAAGCATCAAAGATCATGAAACCcaacttttcctttttatctaaGCTTTTGATACTGCAATATCTATCAGTTTTATGCATTTCTCAGGAATTTGATTTCTTCTACTTTGTTCAGCAGGTAAGTCATGATGAGTTCTGCATATTATAACGTTGAATAGTTTagtgtttcattttctttcttttttatttctactgGATTCATTTATGTATGTCTTTGTGTATTCACATTTTATTCTGATTAATTTCACGTATCATGCAGTGGCCAGGAGCATACTGTGACACAAAGCAGAGCTGCTGCTATCCTAAGACTGGGAAACCTGCTGCTGATTTCAGCATTCATGGACTCTGGCCTAACTTCAAGGATGGCTCATGGCCCTCAAACTGTGACCCTGACAGTGTCTTTGATAAATCTCAGGtattttgaaaagcataaaaaacgatatatatatatgtgtgtgttttgaaaaaattgatgaTAAAAGATGAATTGGCATGCAGGACAAATTATTAGGTAGCCAGATCATTGTGATTTCAATTAATCTTTATATGACACATGTCATGTTGAGATTAATCAGACTATATAAACACATAATAgttaaaagattatttaataatttctcttTCAGAAGTCGaggtataaattatttacactTAAACTATGAGCCAATGAAGGGTTTTCAAGTAATTAGGATTTGGTAACCAGCACAAATGCAATTGATTGATTAAGAATGCTTTTAGTGTACAGAAGTTTATGATGGACTAAAAATTGTAGTAATAAAAAACATAGATCATAATAACTAGACGGATTATTAAAGGAGGGTTTAGGACTGACTCTGTGCATAGTAATCTTGATCATCTAATATGATATATTCATGATATCCAGAGCAATGCTGTGTTTGGCCTTAAACAATCTGAAAAATATTGGTGTTGGAAGAGACAAAAGTTAATATAAGTAGGCAAACCATGTCATGGCCCTCCATAAGTAAATAGCTTAATTTCTGTTGCTCTGAGACATTTATTTTGGTAACCAACTTTAATTAGTGTGATGGAAATTTAATACCTAGGCATTTCATCAATTTTCTTGATATACATGAAGTTGAATCAGCTAAAAAGTATGGATCTAGATCTCGCAAAagagtaaaattaaattaaaataagctaagctcattttttttaaaaaaaataaaagaaataaaagggaaggaagaagaagataccTAATCAATAACCTTATATAATCATATCACTAATTTTTAAAACGAGTATGCATTTGAATTTAATAATTGGTGTAGATCTCAGACCTCATTAGCAACATGGAGAAGGATTGGCCATCCCTGAGCTGCCCAAGTAGCAATGGCATGAGGTTCTGGTCACACGAATGGGAAAAACATGGTACTTGTGCAGAATCTGAGCTTGATCAGCGTGAGTACTTTGAAACAACTCTCAAACTGAAGCAAAAAGTTAACCTCCTTCGGATCCTCAAGAATGCAGGTGCACAACACTTTCACTTCCTTGTTTCTTTTTATGTAGCatttaaagttaattataaCACACATATTAAAACtaagagaaaataaacaatGTAAAAGTGTTTTGCCCCGTATGACCATTAAACTCTTAAATTGATATCATTTACAATTTCTTAATCTATCATtcatcttatttattattttgacatCTAACCACCGAGAATGAGCTAGCAATAAAGTTTTCTAACTCAAGCAATAGTTTCAAGTCCTAAGTATTCTGCAgtgaagataaaaatattttgatatctaatatattttacaaaactatagttgataaataatcattaatgttatttgaagttttaaaataacaaataaatagaaatatacattttcttaaaagaaataattttatcaagcaTTCTAATGCAATTAATGAATTTCAGGGATTGAGCCAGATGATGAAATTTACACCCTAGAAAGGGTTACAGAAGCTATAAAAAAAGGCACTGGGTTTACCCCAGGGATAGAGTGCAATAGAGATTCAGCTCGTAATAGTCAACTTTACCAAGTGTACATGTGCGTGGACACTTCTGGGTCAAATCTCATTGAGTGCCCTGTGCTTCCAAGGAGCAGATGTGGTGAACAAATTCAATTCCCcaaattttaagaagaaaatttaGTTCGGTAAAATTGACATGTAATTTCCCCATTGCATTTGTCTTCAAAGTAATAAATGTTCGCAACGAGGCCTTCTAATGTCCTCCCACTGCATTTGGAGGACGGAACAGCCCCAAGTTTTTTAAGTCATTCATGTATTAATCTTAATACAAAATTTAGCGGTTGAGTTCTGTTTAAGAATTCAATATCAAGTTCAAGGTGAATTTTAATTACATGGTATCAAACCCTTAGTCTACCGATATAGTACAAGATATacgctttttttatttattattatcatgatattagtataaaatatttattaatttttttaatgattaaattttgttgaaaaattagATTAGTCacctttaataaaatttcttctcccaatacattttttttttatcgagacTCGAACTCgagatattattttaaaaaaatcaagctTAGTTCCACAGAGACTAACAACATATTATTCACTGATTTATGAATATGTTCAACAAAACTATTTGAAAATCTAATTGATAGTTGGgagttgaaaaattcatttattaaattaaaaatatttagtaaaattaacTATTGAAATGACTAAAAAgagtaaaattacataaaataataaaatcattatttgcttaaaaaaggtaacaaagaaaataaataaatacattgagaataaaaatggagaaaatataaaaaagtaaaaaactagtgtttcaaaaaatattaaaaactactgaaaaactattaaaaagatttgtttatcaaacaactaagtaaaatattttatcaaatataatcaTCTGTAGTGAGATTTTctctcttaatatatatatatatattttatcgaAACTTAAATATGAgatattatttaaaagaatcAAGTTAACTTATTTATAGATACACTAACGACATGTTGATTACATATTCAGTCTTTTATAtcatttcatttattcttcGTGATATTAGgtttattatgtatttaaaagataataaaattgtaGACTAATTAGTTAATTGAAATTCACTTTTAACGATATTAGCTATAACAACGATCGAGAATCATAGTTGAAAGTCCAATTTAATTGTCGTTAAAAAACTTTATTGTAATAATGTAAATGTTTGACCCAAATGAAAACAATCAGAATTTTATGTTCCCTTGTGACAATAAAACAAGAATTTATCTTAGATTAGATTTACGAGTTTACAAATGATCAAAATTACTAAAGGAATTTAgcttatttgattaaataatatgtaaatattataaatatcttaatattatatttaatttctatcgaTAAAAAATACAACTGTAAAGATTAATAGGCACGTACGTGAACAAGAGACAAAAGTCATGTTTGTTACCTCAATTGAATAATGAACACCAAAATGAGAAGAATATTCTTCTCTAGTTGGCAACTAAGATTTTTCACACAACAGTGTgttctacaaaataaaattatcaaatgagACAACAAATTTATAACTATCAAAGGAAAGTAGGAAATCCTCGTTGGATGGTAAAGTACTTTTCCTACGGCCTTACATATCGTCACTAAAATCTATATTTCTCTTGATTGTGATTGTAACATGTGTGGAGTTGGCAAGGAAACTCATCTACATACTGGGAATTGCTATAAGGCGAGACAAATTTGGAAATTGACTCCACAGGTTCTTCATGAATACTTCTTCTCTTAGACTAAAATGGAGTGGCTGAAACATGGTCCATCATTGCATAATTACTGCTTGGTATAGATTAGTAGATTACAATTGGCTTGAGATGCTAGGCAcgcacaaaaaaattatttgtgagTTATCCCCATGCTCCTTTGATCAATTATATGAGAGTGATGGTTAACAAATATTGGCAAGTTTAGCTGTAACATACTTTTAGAGAGGTTAATGTTTGTGTGGCCTAGCTAGTTAGAAGAGGAGCCCAATCTGATGTTTTGCTACAAGTTTATCATGTTTATCTTGTGCAGCTTCGAGTTTCTTTTCCTGTTGATGGCCATCAGCATTGTTTTTCTTAGTTACTTTAAGGGTTACTAACCATTTAGTTCATATAGTTTCTAAAGttatcctttttaatttctataattaataacttaattttttaattcttaaaatttatattttaattttttaaatgttcttgcgttaaattttttaactctattagttaaaaaatttaacgatAAAAaccttttaagaattaaaatgtaagttcaaaaaactaaaaaatttatttattaactataaAGATTAACgactaaaaaagataaatttaaaaattatagcaATTAAATAGATACCTTACTTTAATTATGTTGATTATATATAAGAgtttaattaagtttattttctttttagttcttaaaaacttttttactgattaatgtctttttttttcatccttatttttaatctctttacAAGAACGGAAATAAGGTTAAAGATGttaactactaaaaaaatttaagactaaaaatagaaattataaaaagtttaggaactaaaaaaaataataaacctttaaattaattactttaattatatattttaaaataatctaattattttaatttaaaataatcttaactTAATCAAAATTGAGAACTCTTTTTGGTGAAAAATAGAGTATATACTAGTGTTATTGATTGATTTGaactaaaatatatactttcgttttcaatttaaATGTTTAAACCACTAGAATCACAATACTCATCAATATATAAATGTTtactatctttttattttctaaactttttaaaatttaactgtTAAACTTTTTTTGATTGGTCTATTtcttaacttttctttttcttgttttttgtctcttattttttctcctttGCTTTTAGTCACTTAAATGTCCCATTgttaagggactaaaaataaattcaaaaaaagagagttaaaagactaaaattagtataacaaaattaatggctaaaaacagaaaattctaaaacaaattAGAGACTAAAATGCTGTTAATGTAATATAGTAACATTAATAAGGATACTTTCAGTAACTATAAGATTGATTTAGtggtgaagaaagaaaaaaacagagtAAATAAAAAGTTACATATTTAACTCcccactaataaaaaaattaataattaataactaatatttacaaataaaaaagacactcattaaaaaaacattaataagaacacaatttcttgaacatGCTCTAtattatgtgaaatttattgaaaaacatGATAGAAAATGTCTCATTAAACCTCcattttaattatacatttttataaatatcaaataacatttgcatttaaaaataaataaaatttatctttcaAGCCCAGTTTCTATCGGACTAGGTAAAAAAAGtcccattttaatttttttaggagaAAATTTCCCAATTTAATCCAACTTAGGACACCTCACACATTTAGGCTTGCTCCAACACTCATTCTTAGGTGAGATGTGAATGACAAACGGCAATGCTTGGTTTCTCATGAAACCATCGAATCCATTGATCCATACACATATACAGTGATAAAAGCTACCAACAATTTATGTCGCCTAactcaatataaaaaattcaagaaatgCTCCAAAACAACGAAAAGGGTCATTCATTCATTGTGTTTGGTTATAACTTATAATGTCTGCCATAGTTCATGTTTCCTCTGAAGAAAATTAGTGACTGTTGGCCGGTCGCCAAAGTTACATTTCACCTCCAGCGTCAAGGCCATTTCTGTAATTATGCCACATGCTGCTGGCCATAGCCTgctacaatttattttttttcctacaatTTCTATGTccaagtgaaaaataaaaataatatatgacgGATGttcagattaaaaaaatgactaacCCTAAGAAGTTGGTAGAATAGTtgaatttttacttattttttttaagttaaataaaatatgtatatttgtaaGTATTCttgcaattttaaaaaaattcttgctTTATAATATAgtatcatcttcttctcctaaatttataatcacaaaaaaaaagagtaggGGTAATTTATATTTAGGTTTACGATAATAAGAGAATCAAACAATTAGTTGAATCAAACATAAAGTACCAATACTTTGCGTGTGCACAAAATCAGATTTTCGACTACAGTAAATTGACATTCAAAGTTGGGCGTCACAGTGAATTTCATTATTCACCAATCATTGTCATTGTCGGCTCGGAACTTAGTACGCAACTTGACAAGAAAAAATGTAGAACTATTTTTGTgagtcaaaatttaatttatttttatgtgaatGCTTTCTTcctgaaataataataaataaaaaagaattttgtATTGTCacatgaattaaaattataaattaaagtgTGTAATTGGGTCTTCCATATagttattacttattaattaGTCAAGTAAATACAAAGAAGGAGTCgcataattaatttcaatttaattcattcatgatgttaaaagttcaaaaagttagctaaaaataattagaagctaaaaatttcacttattaaattaaaagtgtttaagtaaaattagttattaaaatagttaaaatttataaaatgataaaaaaatgatatcatgatttattttaaaaagataacaaaaaatatgaataaatatattgaaaataaaaatataaaaatataaaaagttagaatttaaaaattaatattttaaaaaatattacttcaaatggtgtttaaaaatattaaaaattactaaaaatttatttatcgaataataaataaactttttagctaacaaaaaaagtttaaaacctACTTAAATAGTTTAACAAAATACACTTAGTACATTGCCCAGCTTTGTGAAAAAAGTATATTGCCCTGTTTAATACGTTGAAAGCTTATTGAAAATAGCAAACAATACTCCAGTGAGaaaaatagcaaaaaaaaatcaaaagatggtTTATAGCTTTATGGGTATTtcagtaaaaaagaagaagaagctttaTGGATATAAATATTGCCAATCTAATTTAAGCAATAACTTGTGGATCAATGGTGGATTAGCCGTTTTTAGCAATGattttaaccattttttttaaacttgtgATGACTGCAAGTCCGCAATATAcatgaattaatattttttttgtgtgtattcagtcaatttttttgtgtgtaagaATTTAGATATCCtgtcttataatattataaaaactgaagaaaaaaaaagtataaataatacCCTTTGACTTGACTATTGAAAATATGTATGTATTTATAACGTTttgtaaaatgaaataaagtaatatttcgagttttaaaataatgtattaagtatttttttcaaaaataatatgattacGTGATATTTTAAAAgctattttaacaatttttttttactcagatTTGTAATACATTTCaaacttaattaataaaatattattttaaaacgtaataatacaaaaaagaaaaatcagagGGCAGTGTTTGGGATTCTAGCAGAAATCGACAAAGCAAAAGGGTGTGTATGGGACACTGCGAAGCTGGAATACTGAACCAGgtcaaaaaaatggaaaaataaaataaagacaaatgtTGAAATACTAGTTAAGCAATTAAAAAGTCACtataaattactaatatatttcTTATCATAATTTCTAATATCTCAacacaatttttaataaaatattatctattaATTAATCTTAGATAATAGTAGTAAAACAGTACTAGAGGACGACTTTGACCTTTCCTCTTTTACCAGTCACTTTCAAGCgtcatacttttttattttcctcttcAAATCCACAAAGGAACCGCCAACGAGACCCATgacttgaaaatgaaaactttatttaaaaataagagataaattgatataaaaatatttaaaataattaaaaatgaaatacacATTATCATATATGTTGACTGTTTATATAACACTAGCATACAATACTTGTTATAATATTAGATTTTTATTCATTACATAAaagatttgtgatttttttctcAAAGTACACGCTCTCTCTCCTCTTTATTTCcaatatacatatgttttaaACCTAAACTCTCATATGCACCATTTTTGCTGTGAAGGTGAGAAGTCGGTCCCCGAACCCGCTTCTCaagggtgttttttttttaattttaaatttatttagttaatattttattttttaaaaattgacttttttttattatttttgcattaataaaaaaaattaaaacttttaatattattattttattaaatataatttttttgcatatgtcatttatttttttaaatataatattttttgtttaacaatttatttataaaagaacattacatcataaataaaatacataaataataatgtttGTCTAAGGGAAAGTTAAAGATGAAGATATATTGGAACAATTGTTTCTATTATGACTCGTAGattccacattttttttatagtctttcgttcattttcttcttctattaatTTCAATAGGAATGCGAGTTGAAAGCAGACAATCATTTGTACTCTTCATTTTTCTTAGATCAGGACTCAATTGATCTCTTTCACATCCTTGTCATATTAATTCATGTGACAGTAAACCAAAGAAGTTGTTGTAAACAAAATGTTCTATAAAATAACGGCAACACATAGTGAATAACATGACCCTAAACCTCCCATGTGGTCTAGATGTTTGAAGTGAGACTTGGGTCTCTGTTTTAATAAATGCGTGGTTGTGTCTGTTGATCTCGTTAACAATGTGCGTGTTTGATTCTTGTTGACCGTTATTCATTTCATTGCCTTGAAGACGACTTCGGAATACTGCGAGTCGGAGTTGATCGTTGTCTAGTTTGTTGACCTCTAATAACAAAAAGTTTTGCGGTCTTGAAGGACGTCTCCTCAACCAACGATGACATCACCAAATATCTTATGCTTTTGACCATGGAATTGACTGACTCAGAAAAAATTGTAGTCATATGTCCCACAACGTTCCCCCTCATTGAAGCATTGTACCTAATATTTTTTGGGTAATTAATCAAGTCATTCAACTGCATTTGACTTATTCGCACAAATATCTCCAAGATGCCACCATTGCATCTTCTTCTCCGTGTACGCGTATCTTATAaatattcaatcaatttaataggttataaaatttgattcaaagtaaattttaatgaagaaataaaatagtataGATTCTCACCAGCCTGAATGagtattttcttcaaatatctACAATACCGCGAAGGAAATTTTTTACAATGTGACGCAGGTAGAAGAAATGGGATGTGTCCTCAACCCATAAGTTACTTGGGTTATTGTAGGCACTTATAATCGAGGAGTGTCTATATGAAACAAGAGAAATGTTAGTTTGTGGAGTAACATGCCTCCTCAAATCCTTTAGGAAAAATCGCATGCTGAAGTTGTTTCCCCTTTTATAATGGCTTAGGCAATCAAGAAGATATGGTTAGCATCGTCTTGTGTTGTAGctatcaataattaataatgtgtcAGTATACTTTCTGTAAAGTcatgtaccatctacttgtaTTATGGGTTTGCAGTATGCAAACCCATTAATGCATGAACCAAATGATCAACAACCGGGAACACAAGATTGCAAAGCTCCCAAAACTTTTGGCAGCTTGGCATATGATTCTTCTCAATTTCCATGAATAATCTCCAACGCTCTTTGTTTTTCCAACCATGTCTTTTTGTAGGATGAAGTATAATTCATGAACGTTTTGATATTTGCAATCAACATTTTTATGGAGACTGTTGGGTTTGTTTTGACAATGGGTTACATGATTTGTG
This region includes:
- the LOC114386562 gene encoding ribonuclease 3-like — encoded protein: MKPNFSFLSKLLILQYLSVLCISQEFDFFYFVQQWPGAYCDTKQSCCYPKTGKPAADFSIHGLWPNFKDGSWPSNCDPDSVFDKSQISDLISNMEKDWPSLSCPSSNGMRFWSHEWEKHGTCAESELDQREYFETTLKLKQKVNLLRILKNAGIEPDDEIYTLERVTEAIKKGTGFTPGIECNRDSARNSQLYQVYMCVDTSGSNLIECPVLPRSRCGEQIQFPKF